One Malania oleifera isolate guangnan ecotype guangnan chromosome 9, ASM2987363v1, whole genome shotgun sequence DNA segment encodes these proteins:
- the LOC131164428 gene encoding geraniol 8-hydroxylase-like: protein MDFLTSVLCIFFACALLQPLLSPLRRSKSIIGKLPPGPVPLPVLGNLLSVGNRPHMSLADLARRHGPIMTLQMGRITTIVISSAAMAEQVLHKQDLTFSSRATPDAIHALRHHQISVVWLPVSTRWRKLRKICNTNIFTPQRLDATHSLRRKKVAELLAEIGERCGNGEGVEIGLAAFKTTLNFISNTVFSVDLAGSNSDAVQEFKEEMRMLVDEIGKPNLVDYFPVLKKMDPQGIRRRATANFKKLIGLFDSMIEQRVHYRAMHGGGKSDDMLDALLNLSEDGGDEGIDRTDISHLLLDLFTAGTDTTSGTMEWAFAELLHNPHALSKAQAEVRQTIEKGKAMEEVDIARLPYLQAIVKETLRLHPPAPLLLPHKAQTDVDICGFRVPEGAQVLVNAWAIGRDPKTWARPNSFEPERFLGLDMDVKGRSFELIPFGSGRRICPGLPLATRMIHLMLGSLLHTFNWKLEEGIAPEDMTMEDKFGLTIQMTHPVHAVPTLCEIRE, encoded by the exons ATGGATTTCTTGACATCTGTACTATGCATTTTCTTCGCCTGCGCTTTGCTTCAACCCCTCCTTTCACCGTTGAGACGAAGCAAAAGCATCATCGGCAAACTCCCGCCGGGACCGGTCCCGTTGCCGGTCCTCGGTAACCTCCTCAGTGTCGGCAACAGGCCCCACATGTCCCTAGCCGACCTGGCCCGCCGCCATGGACCCATAATGACCCTGCAAATGGGTCGCATAACCACCATAGTCATTTCCAGTGCAGCCATGGCCGAACAAGTCCTCCACAAACAAGACCTCACATTCTCTAGCAGAGCCACCCCCGACGCCATCCACGCCCTCCGCCACCACCAGATCTCCGTGGTTTGGTTGCCAGTGTCGACCCGGTGGCGAAAACTCCGGAAAATCTGCAACACCAATATATTCACCCCACAAAGACTTGACGCCACCCACAGTCTCCGCCGGAAGAAGGTAGCGGAGCTGCTAGCCGAGATCGGCGAACGATGCGGGAACGGTGAGGGAGTGGAGATAGGGTTGGCGGCCTTTAAGACCACCCTCAATTTCATATCAAACACCGTATTTTCCGTGGACTTGGCGGGGTCGAATTCTGATGCGGTCCAAGAGTTCAAGGAGGAGATGCgcatgctcgtcgacgagatcggGAAGCCCAATCTGGTGGATTATTTTCCGGTGCTTAAGAAGATGGATCCGCAGGGTATAAGGCGCCGGGCGACGGCAAATTTTAAGAAGTTAATTGGGCTGTTTGATTCAATGATAGAGCAGCGGGTGCATTACAGGGCGATGCACGGTGGTGGGAAAAGCGACGATATGTTAGATGCTCTACTCAACCTGAGCGAAGATGGAGGCGATGAGGGGATTGATAGAACTGATATCTCGCATCTGTTGCTG GACTTATTTACTGCGGGGACTGATACAACTTCAGGCACAATGGAATGGGCATTTGCTGAGCTACTCCACAATCCTCATGCTCTATCCAAAGCCCAAGCAGAGGTACGACAAACGATCGAAAAGGGCAAGGCAATGGAGGAGGTCGACATAGCTCGCCTCCCCTACTTGCAGGCTATCGTGAAGGAGACCCTCCGGCTACACCCGCCAGCCCCGCTGTTGCTTCCTCACAAGGCTCAAACTGATGTAGACATATGCGGATTCCGAGTCCCAGAGGGCGCACAAGTGTTAGTCAATGCGTGGGCCATTGGCAGAGACCCCAAGACATGGGCTAGACCCAACTCGTTCGAGCCTGAAAGGTTCTTGGGCTTAGACATGGACGTAAAGGGTCGAAGTTTTGAGCTAATTCCATTTGGTTCTGGCCGGCGTATATGCCCGGGGTTGCCGCTGGCGACAAGAATGATTCACTTGATGTTGGGTTCACTCCTTCACACTTTTAATTGGAAGCTTGAGGAAGGAATTGCACCGGAGGACATGACCATGGAAGATAAGTTTGGACTTACAATACAAATGACTCACCCTGTCCATGCTGTCCCTACCCTGTGCGAGATTAGAGAGTAA